A single region of the Deltaproteobacteria bacterium IMCC39524 genome encodes:
- a CDS encoding EI24 domain-containing protein, translated as MTVQTRRSFVVNFTRGFFAPFRSVKILRSNPRLIQYILIPFLINAIVFSAAVYMGLDFFGSTVVEYIPQGEAWYWSVLYWFLWVVAVLLTAVLVFFSFTVVGNLLASPFNDLLSERTEEVLSGNLNDEPFALGRFFRDALSTILLEAKKMWIFVVVMVLILPLNLLPGVGNTIYTVLAISLTLFFLSFEYLGFVLVRKRQFFREQKSYIFARKFLMLGFSCGVMAILAIPFFQLLCIPLAVIGVTRLWCEEEGLISYDSDPSQMLSSEQGNN; from the coding sequence ATGACTGTGCAGACAAGAAGAAGCTTTGTTGTTAACTTTACCCGGGGGTTCTTTGCGCCCTTTCGCAGCGTCAAAATCTTGCGCAGTAATCCCCGACTGATTCAATATATTCTGATCCCATTCCTGATCAACGCCATCGTTTTCTCGGCAGCGGTCTATATGGGCCTTGATTTTTTCGGTTCGACGGTAGTGGAGTATATCCCCCAGGGTGAAGCCTGGTACTGGTCTGTCCTTTACTGGTTCCTCTGGGTGGTTGCTGTTTTGTTGACGGCCGTGCTGGTTTTTTTCAGCTTTACGGTGGTCGGCAACCTGCTAGCTTCGCCCTTTAACGACCTGCTTTCGGAACGAACCGAAGAGGTCTTGAGCGGCAATCTCAACGACGAGCCTTTTGCTCTCGGACGCTTCTTTCGAGATGCTCTGAGTACGATCCTGCTGGAAGCAAAAAAGATGTGGATCTTCGTGGTCGTCATGGTTTTGATCCTGCCTCTGAACTTGCTCCCCGGTGTGGGCAATACAATCTATACTGTGCTGGCAATCAGCCTGACCCTGTTTTTCCTCAGTTTCGAATATCTGGGCTTTGTGCTGGTGCGTAAACGCCAGTTCTTCCGGGAACAGAAAAGTTACATTTTTGCGCGTAAATTTCTCATGCTCGGGTTCTCCTGCGGGGTGATGGCGATTCTGGCCATTCCCTTTTTCCAGTTGCTCTGCATTCCTCTTGCCGTGATCGGGGTGACCCGGCTCTGGTGTGAGGAGGAAGGCTTGATCAGTTACGATTCTGACCCCTCACAGATGCTGAGTTCAGAGCAAGGAAACAATTGA
- a CDS encoding peptidase MA family metallohydrolase, which yields MSSASTDDHVQQVVKLLDAQNYLEAIELLHDLQGRVANPGQLDKLLAVAYLGRGYQLLASADLTASGESFQEGRRYNDEDIRLWQGEAMVRLKQGRYAEAVSLLDQAVGVNSQDASLYNLLGQAYYADGRMAEAVDALTEAASLGGGDEVDKLLHKVQREWQVEQEMGQESRGHFQLSFVDGKQVAELAPRILETLEDAYTELGSELAYFPDIKVPVLLYLKRDFSAVTNSPDWAGGVYDGKIRLPLGGMHRMSDQLAAVLYHEYMHVLVHFMAGRRAPVWLNEGLAEIAGRRLYSPPAHHLKMALQSDNIIGWDALAKPFSSLPTDKVLLAYEQSYSLVSFMVDRYGWHKIPELLESIGRRKPWQDAIADVYQDYGLDWPAILKEWQASMSF from the coding sequence TTGAGTTCTGCTTCAACCGATGACCACGTCCAGCAGGTTGTCAAACTTCTCGATGCTCAGAATTACCTGGAGGCGATTGAGCTTCTGCATGATCTACAGGGACGCGTCGCTAATCCAGGGCAACTTGACAAGCTCCTTGCCGTTGCCTACCTGGGACGCGGGTATCAATTGCTGGCCTCTGCCGACTTGACGGCGTCCGGCGAATCGTTCCAGGAAGGACGTCGCTATAATGACGAGGATATTCGTCTCTGGCAGGGCGAGGCGATGGTGCGTTTAAAGCAAGGCCGTTACGCGGAAGCGGTTTCTCTTCTTGATCAGGCTGTCGGTGTTAATTCTCAGGACGCAAGCCTTTATAATCTACTTGGTCAGGCCTATTACGCTGACGGCCGTATGGCAGAGGCGGTGGATGCCCTGACGGAGGCGGCTTCGCTCGGTGGCGGTGATGAGGTTGATAAACTTCTGCACAAGGTGCAACGTGAGTGGCAGGTTGAGCAGGAGATGGGGCAGGAGAGTCGTGGTCATTTCCAGCTCTCTTTTGTTGACGGTAAGCAAGTCGCAGAGCTCGCTCCCAGAATTCTGGAGACCCTTGAAGATGCCTATACTGAACTGGGTTCTGAATTGGCTTATTTCCCCGACATCAAGGTGCCGGTTCTGCTCTACCTGAAAAGAGATTTTTCTGCCGTGACAAACTCTCCCGATTGGGCCGGTGGCGTCTATGACGGCAAAATTCGTTTACCTCTCGGCGGTATGCACCGGATGTCTGATCAACTCGCAGCCGTTCTTTATCATGAGTATATGCACGTGCTTGTGCACTTTATGGCAGGTCGCCGTGCGCCCGTCTGGCTCAATGAGGGCCTTGCCGAAATAGCCGGCCGGAGACTCTATTCGCCGCCCGCACATCATTTGAAAATGGCCTTGCAAAGCGATAATATCATTGGCTGGGATGCCCTGGCCAAACCTTTCTCCAGTCTTCCTACTGACAAAGTCCTGCTCGCCTACGAACAATCCTATTCTCTGGTCAGCTTTATGGTTGATCGCTACGGTTGGCACAAGATCCCTGAATTGCTCGAAAGTATCGGTAGGCGGAAACCCTGGCAGGATGCTATTGCTGATGTTTATCAGGACTATGGATTGGATTGGCCCGCCATCCTGAAAGAATGGCAGGCCAGTATGTCGTTTTAA
- a CDS encoding 2-oxoacid:acceptor oxidoreductase family protein, with translation MAERYELRFSGAGGQGLITAGIILAEAASIIEGKSAVQSQSYGPEARGGASKSEVIISDAPIDYPKATIVDACLAMTQEAADKYANGIKKGGLLLIDADFVHTAPEGDFKVLRLPIMRMAKEDIGREIVANVVALGAVIGLTGVVARESGEEAVLRKVPAAFKDLNKKAYSMGYEKGKELAE, from the coding sequence ATGGCTGAACGTTATGAGCTTCGCTTTTCCGGTGCGGGTGGTCAAGGCCTGATCACCGCCGGAATTATCCTCGCGGAAGCAGCGTCCATCATCGAAGGCAAAAGTGCCGTACAATCTCAAAGTTACGGTCCTGAAGCCCGCGGTGGCGCTTCCAAGTCGGAGGTCATCATCTCTGATGCACCTATCGACTACCCAAAAGCAACGATTGTTGATGCATGCCTGGCAATGACCCAGGAAGCAGCAGACAAGTACGCAAACGGCATCAAAAAAGGCGGCCTGCTTCTGATCGACGCAGACTTCGTGCATACTGCTCCAGAAGGCGACTTCAAGGTCCTTCGCCTGCCGATCATGCGCATGGCCAAAGAAGATATCGGTCGTGAGATCGTCGCCAACGTGGTTGCTCTTGGTGCTGTCATCGGCTTGACCGGTGTGGTTGCCAGAGAATCCGGCGAGGAAGCCGTCCTGCGTAAGGTCCCTGCGGCCTTTAAAGACCTGAACAAAAAGGCCTACAGCATGGGCTACGAAAAAGGTAAGGAACTGGCTGAGTAA
- a CDS encoding inositol monophosphatase family protein: MKTLIIKAAFEAGKLLMDKFESGLRVEFKGKYDLVTEADRQAEALIIKLIGERYPDHDFLAEEGDYTETGSDYRWIIDPLDGTTNYAHGFPWFAVSIALEVKGRLELGVVYNPYVGDFYVAERGSGSFLNERRLKVSTIDTLERSLLATGFAYDHKKCKANNYDYFTRFQKEAQACRRPGAASLDLASVAAGRFDGFWELKLKPWDLAAGILLIEEAGGLVSNFDGLPMTLESQECMASNRLIHGEMQAILQKGCRP, from the coding sequence ATGAAAACTCTGATCATAAAAGCCGCATTTGAAGCAGGCAAACTCCTCATGGACAAATTCGAGAGCGGTCTCCGGGTTGAATTCAAGGGCAAGTATGATCTGGTCACCGAGGCTGATCGGCAGGCAGAAGCCCTTATTATTAAGCTGATAGGTGAGCGATATCCTGATCACGATTTCCTCGCCGAGGAGGGTGACTACACCGAGACCGGTTCTGATTATCGCTGGATTATCGATCCTCTCGATGGTACCACCAACTATGCTCACGGTTTTCCATGGTTTGCCGTATCGATTGCCCTGGAAGTTAAAGGCCGTCTCGAACTCGGAGTGGTTTATAACCCTTATGTCGGTGATTTCTATGTTGCAGAGCGCGGCAGTGGTTCGTTCCTGAATGAGCGTCGTCTGAAGGTCTCAACGATCGACACTCTTGAACGTTCTCTGCTGGCAACCGGGTTTGCATACGATCATAAGAAGTGCAAGGCAAATAATTACGATTACTTTACCCGCTTCCAGAAAGAGGCCCAGGCGTGTCGCCGTCCGGGCGCGGCCAGCCTTGATCTGGCCAGCGTTGCCGCCGGCCGGTTCGATGGTTTTTGGGAGTTGAAGCTTAAACCCTGGGACCTTGCTGCCGGGATTCTGCTGATCGAAGAGGCTGGTGGTTTGGTCAGCAATTTCGATGGCCTTCCCATGACTCTCGAATCACAGGAATGCATGGCCAGCAACCGATTGATCCACGGGGAAATGCAGGCAATTCTCCAGAAGGGATGTCGCCCCTGA
- a CDS encoding ammonium transporter, translated as MDSAVQSLTNSGDVLFLMLGAVMVFAMHAGFAFLEVGTVRKKSQTNALVKILTDWSVSTVVYFLIGYPIAYGIHFFMSAESLLGANQGYELVRFFFLLCFAACIPAIISGGIAERARFWPQVLAGAVFAGLTYPFFESLIWGQNSSGLQAWFEGTFGAPFHDFAGSVVVHSMGGWLALPAVLLLGPRMGRWVRGKSHAIPVSNIPFLALGSWILAIGWFGFNVMSAQSLNGISGLVAVNSLMAMVGGVIFAVVATKCDPGFAHNGALAGLIAICAGSDLVHPFAAFLIGGIAALIFVYGFVWEQEKLKIDDVLGVWPLHGIVGTWGGVAAGIFGYTSLGGLGGVSFMSQLAGSLLAIAYALVTGFVVYGVIVKVFGFRLDEEQEFNGSDISIHKIGAYPEDSVR; from the coding sequence ATGGATTCAGCAGTCCAATCTCTTACCAATTCCGGCGATGTTCTATTTTTAATGCTCGGCGCTGTCATGGTTTTCGCCATGCATGCCGGCTTTGCCTTTCTCGAAGTCGGTACTGTCCGGAAGAAAAGCCAGACCAACGCTCTGGTGAAGATCCTTACTGACTGGTCTGTCTCCACCGTCGTCTACTTCCTGATCGGCTACCCGATCGCTTACGGTATTCACTTCTTCATGTCAGCAGAGAGCTTGCTCGGCGCCAACCAGGGCTACGAACTGGTCCGCTTCTTCTTTCTGCTCTGTTTTGCAGCCTGCATTCCGGCAATCATCTCCGGGGGCATAGCCGAGAGAGCACGTTTCTGGCCCCAGGTTCTTGCCGGAGCTGTCTTTGCGGGGCTCACCTACCCTTTCTTTGAATCGTTGATCTGGGGTCAAAACAGCTCCGGCCTGCAAGCCTGGTTTGAAGGGACTTTCGGTGCCCCTTTCCACGACTTTGCCGGCAGTGTTGTGGTGCATTCCATGGGCGGCTGGCTGGCTCTCCCTGCCGTCCTGCTGCTTGGCCCCCGGATGGGTCGCTGGGTTCGCGGCAAGAGTCATGCGATTCCGGTCAGCAACATTCCTTTTCTCGCACTAGGCAGCTGGATCCTGGCCATCGGCTGGTTCGGATTTAATGTTATGAGCGCCCAGAGTCTGAACGGCATTTCCGGCCTGGTCGCGGTCAACTCGCTGATGGCAATGGTCGGTGGTGTCATCTTCGCCGTCGTCGCCACCAAGTGTGACCCCGGCTTCGCTCACAACGGCGCCCTCGCCGGCCTGATCGCCATCTGCGCAGGATCTGACCTGGTCCACCCTTTCGCGGCTTTCCTGATCGGTGGTATCGCTGCCCTGATTTTTGTCTACGGCTTCGTCTGGGAACAGGAAAAACTTAAAATTGATGATGTCCTGGGCGTCTGGCCGTTGCATGGCATCGTCGGCACCTGGGGCGGAGTCGCTGCCGGCATCTTTGGCTACACAAGCCTCGGCGGCCTCGGTGGGGTCTCTTTCATGTCGCAGCTGGCCGGAAGTCTGCTAGCCATCGCATATGCGCTGGTCACAGGCTTTGTCGTCTATGGCGTCATTGTGAAAGTCTTCGGCTTCCGTCTTGATGAAGAGCAGGAGTTCAATGGCTCCGACATCTCTATCCACAAGATCGGTGCCTATCCTGAAGACAGCGTCAGATAA
- a CDS encoding glycine zipper family protein: MIMKQIAVYAVATLLLLSGSALAQEMVIYPSQGQSNEQMEQDKFQCYSWSKNQSGFDPMALPTTSEPPPPKEAPKGGVASGAVRGTLLGGAVGAIAGNSKSDTRKGLKAGAATGALVGGMRRNDQVRQEEQQRKNWEQQQVNQYAQGRTSYNRAYAACMEGRGYSVR; this comes from the coding sequence ATGATTATGAAACAGATCGCTGTCTATGCTGTTGCGACACTTCTGCTCCTGTCTGGTTCAGCTCTGGCTCAGGAGATGGTTATCTACCCCAGCCAGGGACAGAGTAATGAGCAGATGGAACAGGACAAATTTCAGTGCTACAGCTGGTCGAAAAATCAAAGTGGTTTTGATCCGATGGCTTTACCGACAACATCTGAGCCTCCGCCACCCAAAGAAGCGCCGAAGGGCGGAGTTGCATCGGGTGCTGTGCGTGGGACGCTGCTTGGGGGAGCTGTTGGCGCGATAGCCGGTAATTCGAAAAGTGACACAAGAAAGGGACTTAAGGCTGGTGCAGCTACGGGTGCCCTGGTTGGCGGCATGCGACGCAACGATCAGGTGAGGCAAGAGGAACAACAACGTAAAAACTGGGAGCAGCAGCAGGTCAACCAGTACGCACAGGGGCGTACCAGTTACAATAGGGCTTATGCGGCATGTATGGAAGGCCGTGGCTATTCTGTCAGATAA
- a CDS encoding cysteine rich repeat-containing protein — MNKKSILFALLILFMATTGSALASGLAKTIATGCEKELQGFCKDVTPGEGRILACLYAHQDKLSGQCEYALYDVAAQLERAVAALTYVANECSDDIMKVCKGVRVGEGKVLECLEKNEKDVSDRCNQAIKDVVRK; from the coding sequence ATGAATAAAAAATCAATACTCTTCGCTCTACTCATACTTTTCATGGCAACAACTGGCTCGGCTCTCGCTTCGGGGTTGGCAAAGACTATCGCCACAGGTTGCGAAAAAGAGTTACAAGGGTTCTGTAAAGACGTCACACCGGGAGAAGGACGCATACTGGCTTGTCTCTATGCACATCAGGACAAACTCTCCGGACAATGCGAATATGCACTTTACGATGTCGCCGCACAATTGGAGCGCGCGGTTGCAGCCCTGACATATGTTGCCAACGAGTGTTCTGACGACATCATGAAAGTTTGCAAAGGCGTTCGTGTCGGTGAAGGGAAAGTCCTGGAATGTCTTGAAAAGAATGAAAAAGATGTGTCTGATCGATGTAATCAGGCGATTAAAGACGTCGTGAGAAAATAA
- a CDS encoding 2-oxoacid:acceptor oxidoreductase subunit alpha: protein MAKKVALLQGNEACAQGAVYAGAKFFGGYPITPSTEVAEVLSVELPKVGGKFIQMEDEIAAMASVIGASLTGAKSITATSGPGVSLKQELIGYACIAEVPCVIINVMRGGPSTGMPTGPGQSDVMQAMWGTHGDHAAIALVPDSCQEIFTETVRAFNLAEKYRMPVQVLFDEIVGHMRERIEFPEPGELEVIDREAPSVGPEDYKPYDSTKGQVPPLADFGSEYKYHVTGLNKADDGFPTTKASLVDAEERRQIDKVMDNIADIESSEEYLTEDADVVIWAYGSTSRSARYAVNELRKEGVKAGMFRPITLWPFPAKRTAELAEQAKAIVVAEMNLGQMVLEVERVAKGNCVVAHEGRVDGDPINPGQIMDKVKEVL from the coding sequence GTGGCTAAAAAAGTTGCTCTGTTACAGGGGAACGAAGCTTGTGCTCAAGGTGCAGTTTACGCCGGTGCCAAGTTCTTCGGTGGTTACCCTATCACCCCCTCGACCGAGGTCGCTGAAGTTTTGTCAGTCGAACTTCCCAAGGTCGGTGGAAAATTTATCCAGATGGAAGATGAAATCGCTGCGATGGCTTCGGTTATCGGCGCATCACTAACCGGTGCTAAATCAATCACCGCGACTTCCGGTCCTGGCGTCTCCCTCAAGCAGGAGTTGATCGGTTATGCCTGCATCGCCGAAGTTCCCTGCGTTATCATAAACGTTATGCGCGGTGGCCCTTCAACCGGCATGCCGACTGGCCCTGGTCAATCAGATGTCATGCAGGCCATGTGGGGGACACATGGTGACCATGCGGCTATTGCATTGGTTCCTGATTCTTGCCAGGAAATCTTCACCGAGACGGTTCGCGCCTTTAACCTGGCCGAAAAATACCGTATGCCGGTACAGGTCCTCTTTGACGAGATCGTCGGTCACATGCGCGAGCGCATCGAGTTCCCCGAACCTGGCGAGCTTGAAGTTATTGATCGCGAAGCGCCAAGCGTTGGTCCTGAAGACTACAAGCCTTACGATTCCACTAAAGGGCAGGTTCCGCCTCTGGCAGACTTCGGCTCTGAATACAAGTATCACGTCACCGGCCTGAACAAGGCTGATGACGGTTTCCCGACTACAAAAGCAAGCCTTGTTGATGCTGAAGAGCGTCGTCAGATCGACAAGGTCATGGATAACATCGCTGATATCGAGTCATCCGAGGAGTACTTGACTGAAGATGCTGATGTCGTTATCTGGGCTTATGGATCAACCTCTCGCTCGGCCCGTTACGCAGTCAATGAATTACGTAAAGAAGGCGTCAAAGCTGGCATGTTCCGCCCGATCACTCTCTGGCCTTTCCCGGCGAAACGCACGGCTGAATTGGCAGAGCAAGCGAAAGCGATCGTCGTCGCCGAAATGAACCTCGGCCAGATGGTCCTCGAAGTTGAGCGCGTTGCCAAAGGGAACTGCGTTGTGGCCCATGAGGGCAGGGTTGACGGAGATCCGATCAATCCTGGTCAGATCATGGACAAGGTTAAGGAGGTACTCTAA
- the mdh gene encoding malate dehydrogenase, which yields MARPKIALIGGGQIGGVLAQLACLRELGDVVLFDIVEDMPQGKTLDLAEASPIDGFDVSCTGTNSYTDIAGSDVVIVTAGLPRKPGMSRDDLIEVNSKIMTAVAEGIRDNAPDAIVIVISNPLDAMVTLCRKVTGFPAERVIGQAGVLDSARFAAFIAWELGVSVKDVTAMTLGGHGDTMVPLIRYASVQGIPVMELLEQKYGSAAKAEEVMTAMVERTKAAGGEVVKLLKTGSAFYSPASAAIAMTESILKDQKRVLPTCALLNGEFGVNGFYVGVPCVLGAAGVEKIVEFKLDATEQALMDNSANAVKGLIADLEKMGLL from the coding sequence ATGGCGAGACCAAAAATTGCTTTAATCGGTGGTGGACAGATCGGTGGCGTGCTTGCTCAACTGGCGTGCCTGCGTGAACTGGGTGACGTAGTCTTGTTTGACATCGTTGAGGACATGCCTCAGGGTAAAACTCTCGACCTTGCCGAAGCCTCACCTATTGACGGTTTTGACGTTTCTTGCACCGGCACCAACAGCTACACAGACATTGCCGGTTCAGACGTTGTCATCGTTACAGCTGGCCTGCCTCGTAAGCCTGGTATGAGCCGCGACGACCTGATCGAAGTTAACTCCAAGATCATGACCGCCGTTGCTGAAGGCATCCGTGACAACGCTCCCGATGCAATCGTCATCGTTATCTCCAACCCTCTCGACGCCATGGTTACCCTGTGCCGCAAAGTCACCGGTTTCCCGGCAGAACGTGTCATCGGTCAAGCTGGCGTTCTCGACTCCGCTCGTTTCGCAGCGTTCATCGCTTGGGAACTTGGCGTATCGGTCAAAGACGTCACTGCAATGACCCTCGGCGGTCACGGCGACACCATGGTTCCTCTGATCCGCTATGCAAGTGTTCAGGGCATTCCAGTTATGGAACTACTCGAGCAAAAGTACGGTTCTGCAGCCAAGGCAGAAGAAGTTATGACCGCTATGGTTGAGCGCACCAAAGCTGCTGGCGGCGAGGTTGTTAAGCTGCTTAAAACGGGTAGCGCCTTCTACAGCCCAGCTTCTGCAGCCATTGCTATGACTGAGTCGATCCTCAAAGACCAGAAGCGTGTCCTGCCAACCTGCGCCCTGCTCAACGGCGAGTTCGGTGTCAACGGTTTCTACGTTGGTGTTCCTTGCGTCCTCGGCGCCGCTGGTGTCGAGAAGATCGTCGAGTTCAAACTCGACGCAACCGAGCAAGCTCTCATGGACAACTCGGCTAACGCAGTGAAAGGTCTGATTGCTGATCTCGAGAAAATGGGACTGCTGTAA
- a CDS encoding 2-oxoacid:ferredoxin oxidoreductase subunit beta codes for MAYDYEKSIRPGKLPHIWCPGCGHGIVMKGLIRAMDTCELDRKNTAIVSGIGCASRLPGYLDACTLHTAHGRAAAFATGVKMAKPEMNVICCGGDGDGTAIGGNHFIHACRRNIDMTYVLMNNYIYGMTGGQFSPCTPTGDLASTTPYGNPDPIFDISKLAIGAGATFVARTTAAHPREIDKLIVKGIQHKGMAIIEVIDDCPTTYGRRNKFRSVIDMMKRLKAEAVPVKAAAKMTAEQLEGKFLTGVLFEDTEKPEYTAQYADVIKKAQCA; via the coding sequence ATGGCTTACGATTATGAAAAGTCGATCCGCCCCGGCAAGCTACCACACATCTGGTGCCCCGGTTGTGGCCACGGCATTGTTATGAAGGGCCTGATCCGGGCCATGGACACTTGCGAGCTTGATCGCAAAAACACGGCAATTGTCTCCGGTATCGGTTGCGCAAGCCGCCTGCCTGGGTACCTGGATGCGTGCACCCTGCATACCGCTCACGGTCGTGCAGCTGCTTTCGCAACTGGCGTTAAGATGGCCAAACCGGAAATGAACGTCATCTGCTGTGGCGGTGACGGTGACGGTACTGCAATCGGCGGCAACCACTTCATTCACGCCTGTCGTCGTAACATCGACATGACCTACGTACTGATGAACAACTACATCTACGGCATGACCGGTGGTCAGTTCTCGCCTTGTACACCGACCGGTGATCTGGCTTCGACCACTCCTTATGGCAACCCCGACCCAATCTTCGACATCTCCAAGTTGGCTATTGGTGCTGGCGCTACTTTTGTAGCGAGGACCACTGCAGCTCATCCTCGTGAGATCGACAAGTTGATCGTTAAGGGTATTCAGCATAAAGGCATGGCGATTATCGAAGTCATCGATGACTGCCCGACCACATACGGTCGCCGCAACAAGTTCCGCTCAGTCATCGACATGATGAAACGCCTCAAAGCTGAGGCCGTTCCTGTCAAGGCAGCAGCCAAGATGACCGCCGAGCAACTTGAAGGCAAGTTCCTGACTGGCGTGTTGTTTGAAGACACTGAGAAGCCTGAGTATACTGCTCAGTACGCTGACGTAATCAAAAAGGCGCAATGCGCCTGA
- a CDS encoding class 1 fructose-bisphosphatase, with protein sequence MASAERGQTRYQINLRRYLRETGVDRDLTRIICEIANASKYIINAIRTGDLGVAGTSNLYGEEQLELDVLSDRIIQKRLMYSGVIAKMASEEVDEVVEVTVPNNGRYSIAFDPLDGSSLVDVNLAVGTIVSIYEGDNLLRPGRNQVAALYVLYGPRTTMVVSTGKGVHEFAMNQLMEFDLVQENIQLEGPAKIYAPGGLRSKYTKGTLEFVRSLEANSTKLRYSGGFVPDINQVLIKGGGIFLYPHLTDNPQGKLRLLYELNPMAFLVEQAGGAASNGRQRILDINPENLDQCAPVFIGTKDAVAQAEQFIREEEG encoded by the coding sequence ATGGCTTCAGCTGAAAGAGGACAGACCAGGTACCAGATCAATTTGCGGCGCTATTTGCGAGAAACTGGTGTTGATCGCGATCTGACCCGAATTATTTGTGAAATAGCCAATGCTTCAAAATATATCATCAATGCAATCCGTACTGGTGATCTCGGTGTTGCGGGAACGTCCAACCTTTATGGTGAAGAACAACTGGAACTTGATGTTCTGTCTGATCGCATTATTCAGAAGCGGCTGATGTATTCTGGTGTTATTGCCAAGATGGCATCGGAAGAGGTGGATGAAGTTGTAGAAGTAACAGTGCCGAACAATGGCCGTTATTCTATTGCCTTTGATCCTCTCGATGGCTCTTCACTGGTTGATGTTAATCTTGCTGTCGGAACGATTGTTTCGATTTACGAGGGTGATAATCTTTTACGGCCTGGCCGTAATCAGGTTGCCGCCCTTTATGTGCTTTATGGCCCACGTACAACCATGGTGGTCTCAACCGGCAAGGGTGTGCATGAGTTTGCCATGAACCAACTGATGGAATTCGATCTGGTTCAGGAAAATATCCAGTTGGAAGGCCCGGCCAAGATCTATGCGCCAGGTGGCTTACGCAGCAAATACACCAAGGGGACGTTGGAGTTTGTTCGCTCTCTCGAAGCCAATAGTACGAAGCTACGGTATTCCGGTGGCTTTGTGCCAGATATCAACCAGGTTCTTATAAAGGGTGGTGGAATCTTCTTGTATCCGCATCTGACCGATAATCCGCAAGGTAAGTTACGTCTCCTTTATGAGTTGAACCCCATGGCTTTTCTGGTTGAACAGGCCGGTGGCGCTGCTTCGAATGGTAGACAGAGAATCCTGGACATTAATCCTGAGAACCTTGATCAGTGTGCACCGGTATTTATCGGTACCAAGGATGCTGTGGCGCAGGCTGAGCAGTTTATTCGTGAGGAAGAGGGCTGA
- a CDS encoding 4Fe-4S binding protein, which yields MSGARLEIIERNCKGCSICVEFCPKNVLEMDVFLVTAPRPEDCIKCMQCELLCPDFAIKVHDE from the coding sequence ATGAGTGGTGCCAGACTCGAAATCATCGAGCGTAACTGCAAAGGTTGCAGTATCTGCGTCGAATTCTGCCCGAAGAATGTCCTGGAGATGGATGTCTTTTTGGTCACTGCCCCACGACCTGAAGACTGCATCAAGTGCATGCAGTGCGAACTGCTTTGCCCTGACTTTGCCATCAAAGTCCACGACGAATAA